In Sphingomonas profundi, the sequence CGATCGCGCTCTACGCGCCAGGCGATCCGGAGTTCGCCGCGACCGACGCCAGGGCGGTGCTGGCCACCCATCTCGCGAGCCTAAGGCCCGGCGACTATCTGGGCCTGCTCGCCTATATCGAGCGGGACGGTGAGCATGAGGCGGCCATCGCCCGGATGCGGGTGGCTATACGCGATGCCAAGGCGGTGGCGACGGTCGCCGGCTTCGGCCCGCGCTTCCTGCACTCGACCGGGCAGGCCTATAAGGGCGGGCCGGCGACCGGCGTGTTCATCGAGATCACGCGCGACGCCGATCCCGATCTGGCCATACCCGGCCATCGCGCCACCTTCGGCACGGTGCAGCTGGCCCAAGCGCGCGGCGACCTGGACGTGCTCGCCACGCGCGGCCAGCGGGTGCTGCGCGTTCACCTGAAGACCGGCGACGTGGCCGCGCTGGAAGCCCTGCTGGCCGCAGCCCTTTCCGCCTGACGTTCGGAGACACAGATGCGCCTCGCAATGATCGGCCTCGGCCGGATGGGAGCCAATATCGCGCGCCGGCTGATGAAGGCCGGGCACGAGATCGTCGCCTACGATCGCGACGAGAAGGCGGTGGCCGGGCTGGCGGGGGACGGCGCCGTCGCCGCCGCCGCGCTGGAGGATGTGGCTGCCAAGCTGGAGGCGCCGCGCATCTTCTGGGTGATGCTGCCGGCTGGCCCGCCAACGGAAGACACGATCGCGACGCTGACCAAGATCGCCTCGCCCGGCGACATCATCATCGACGGCGGCAACACCTTCTACAAGGACGATATCCGCCGGGCGCAATCGTGCGCGATGAAGGATCTACACTATGTCGACGTCGGCACCTCCGGCGGCGTGTGGGGGCTGGAGCGCGGCTACTGCATGATGATCGGCGGCGAGACGGAGATCGTGCGCCTGCTCGATCCGATCTTCGACGCGCTGGCGCCGGGCTACGGCACGATCCCCCGCACCGTCGGCCGCGACGGGCCGGACGACCGGGCCGAGCGCGGCTACATCCACGCCGGGCCGGCGGGCGCGGGCCACTTCGTCAAGATGGTCCACAACGGTATCGAGTACGGGCTGATGCAGGCCTATGCCGAGGGCTTCGACGTGCTGAAGGGCAAGGCATCCGAGCATCTGCCGGAGGACCAGCGGTTCGAGCTGAACCTGCCGGACATCGCCGAGGTGTGGCGGCGCGGCAGCGTCATCTCGTCCTGGCTGCTCGATCTGGCGGCGATCGGCCTCGCCAAGGACCATACGCTCGAACATTATAGCGGCAGGGTCGCCGATTCCGGCGAGGGGCAGTGGACGATCGACGCGGCGATGGAGGAGGCGGTGCCGGTGAACGTGCTCTCCACCGCCCTGTTCGCGCGCTACCGATCGCGGGTGGACAGCACGTTCGGCGACAAGCTCCTCTCCGCCATGCGCTTCGGCTTCGGCGGCCATGTCGAGATGCCGCAGTGACGGGAGCCGCGCCGGCGCCCGCCGCCACCCTGGTGATCTTCGGCGCGATGGGCGATCTCGCCAAGCGGCTGCTGGTGCCCTCGCTGCTGAACCTGGTGCGGGACGGGCTGCTCGGCGACGACTTCCGCATCATCGGCGTGAGCCACCATGATGTCGACGATGCCGGCTTGCGCGACGGCTTGGACGACTTCGTCGGCAAGGAGGATGATGCGGGCGAGGCATGGGCCAGCCTGCGCGAGCGGATCAGCTACCTGCGCGGCAGCTTCGACGAGGATGCGCCCTATGCCGCGCTGAAGGCGCGGGTGACGGGCAATGCCGCCTTCTACCTGGCGACGGCGCCCGGCTTCTTCGGCACGATCGTGGACAGGCTGGCGGATGCCGGGCTGACCGACGAGGCGGACGGGTTCCGCCGGGTGCTGATCGAGAAGCCGTTCGGCCACAATCTCCCCTCCGCGCAGGCGCTCAACCGGCAGATCCTGGCGCGGATCGGGGAGGGGCAAGTCTACCGCATCGATCATTTCCTGGGCAAGGAGAC encodes:
- the gnd gene encoding phosphogluconate dehydrogenase (NAD(+)-dependent, decarboxylating), with the protein product MRLAMIGLGRMGANIARRLMKAGHEIVAYDRDEKAVAGLAGDGAVAAAALEDVAAKLEAPRIFWVMLPAGPPTEDTIATLTKIASPGDIIIDGGNTFYKDDIRRAQSCAMKDLHYVDVGTSGGVWGLERGYCMMIGGETEIVRLLDPIFDALAPGYGTIPRTVGRDGPDDRAERGYIHAGPAGAGHFVKMVHNGIEYGLMQAYAEGFDVLKGKASEHLPEDQRFELNLPDIAEVWRRGSVISSWLLDLAAIGLAKDHTLEHYSGRVADSGEGQWTIDAAMEEAVPVNVLSTALFARYRSRVDSTFGDKLLSAMRFGFGGHVEMPQ